The following coding sequences lie in one Amycolatopsis cihanbeyliensis genomic window:
- a CDS encoding MurR/RpiR family transcriptional regulator, whose protein sequence is MSPSTYAELRDQLRARLPGLAAGQRRIAELLLTDPEGTAFRSISQTAKLAGVHESSLVRFATALGLGGYPALVELCRQQLAEQAQLVRRFDQAEVRAGDLAGVVARDRANLDRTLALLDPADWERVVGLLAEAGSVHVLGLRKCFAPAYLLAYLLRLVRPGVRQLAAAAAALPDELRELAEGDVLVALSIHRYTADTVRAFAHARRRGLRTVALTDNPASPLAEYAEVTLYVETAGGTVLRSLTAFTTLVQALATEVALRSGTRTRAELLADEELLAEFDTYTP, encoded by the coding sequence ATGTCGCCGAGTACCTACGCCGAACTCCGCGACCAGCTACGTGCGCGGCTGCCCGGGCTGGCCGCGGGGCAGCGGCGGATCGCCGAACTGCTGCTGACCGACCCGGAGGGCACCGCGTTCCGCAGCATCTCCCAGACGGCGAAGCTGGCCGGGGTGCACGAGTCCTCGCTGGTGCGGTTCGCCACCGCCCTCGGCCTCGGCGGGTACCCCGCGCTGGTCGAGCTGTGCCGGCAGCAGCTCGCCGAGCAGGCGCAGCTGGTGCGGCGTTTCGACCAGGCCGAGGTGCGCGCAGGTGACCTCGCCGGGGTGGTCGCGCGGGACAGGGCCAACCTGGACCGCACGCTGGCCCTGCTCGACCCCGCCGACTGGGAGCGGGTGGTCGGCCTGCTGGCCGAGGCCGGGTCGGTGCACGTGCTCGGGCTGCGCAAGTGCTTCGCGCCCGCCTACCTGCTGGCCTACCTGCTGCGCCTGGTCCGGCCCGGGGTGCGCCAGCTCGCCGCGGCGGCCGCCGCACTACCGGACGAGCTGCGCGAGCTGGCCGAGGGGGACGTGCTGGTGGCGCTGTCCATCCACCGCTACACCGCGGACACCGTGCGGGCGTTCGCCCACGCCCGCCGGCGCGGCCTGCGCACGGTGGCGCTGACCGACAACCCGGCCTCACCGCTGGCCGAGTACGCCGAGGTCACGCTGTACGTGGAGACCGCGGGCGGCACGGTGCTGCGCTCGCTCACCGCGTTCACCACCCTGGTGCAGGCGTTGGCCACCGAGGTCGCCCTCCGCTCCGGAACCCGCACCCGCGCCGAGCTCCTCGCCGACGAGGAACTGCTCGCCGAGTTCGACACCTACACCCCGTGA
- a CDS encoding metal-dependent transcriptional regulator, which yields MESQPGRADRVARSETSSDSPNRRSSAIEDYVRAIYGLAERGEEVTNTSLATRLAVSPSSASGMVTKLSQQGLVAHVPYRGIELTGEGRLLARSVLRRHRLIESYLVSELGYTWDEVHPEADLLEHVVSDLLIERIAAKLGNPVRDPHGDPIPAADGSIEELPTRLLDELQPGAVGEIVRVWDTDPELLRYLSEHAISLGERIEVVERQPFGGPVVVRVGAPPDSATHALGREIAQALSVAMR from the coding sequence ATGGAGTCCCAGCCCGGCCGAGCCGATCGTGTCGCGCGTTCAGAAACAAGCTCGGACAGCCCCAACCGGCGATCCTCCGCCATCGAGGACTACGTGCGGGCGATCTACGGCCTCGCGGAGCGTGGCGAGGAGGTCACCAACACCTCGCTGGCGACCAGGCTGGCGGTGAGCCCGTCCTCGGCGTCCGGGATGGTGACCAAGCTGTCCCAGCAGGGCTTGGTGGCGCACGTGCCGTACCGGGGCATCGAGCTCACCGGGGAGGGCAGGCTGCTGGCGCGGTCGGTGCTGCGCAGGCACCGGCTGATCGAGTCCTACCTGGTCTCCGAGCTCGGCTACACCTGGGACGAGGTGCATCCCGAGGCCGACCTGCTCGAGCATGTGGTCTCCGACCTGCTGATCGAACGCATCGCTGCCAAGCTGGGCAACCCGGTGCGCGACCCGCACGGGGACCCGATCCCGGCCGCGGACGGCAGTATCGAGGAGCTGCCGACCCGATTGCTGGACGAGCTGCAGCCGGGGGCGGTCGGCGAGATCGTCCGGGTCTGGGACACCGATCCCGAGCTGCTGCGGTACCTGTCCGAGCACGCGATCAGCCTCGGCGAGCGGATCGAGGTGGTGGAGCGGCAGCCCTTCGGCGGCCCGGTCGTGGTGCGGGTCGGTGCCCCACCGGATTCGGCAACGCACGCCCTCGGCAGGGAGATCGCCCAGGCCCTCTCCGTAGCCATGCGGTAA
- a CDS encoding pyridoxal phosphate-dependent aminotransferase, whose amino-acid sequence MVRHSATLAINERLEAKRAAGERVLHLGFGEAGLPVPPAVATVLAEAAGSNGYGPVAGSARARAAVAGYFSRRGLPTEADRVLLAPGSKALLFALLSVLPGDVVLPRPCWVSYAAQAALAGKQVIDVPIPPAAGGVPEPRVLETALAEARAAGAEPGVLILTVPDNPTGTVAGPELIEQVCAVADRHGLVVISDEIYRDLVHEGSVYSPATVLAHRTVVTAGLSKNLALGGYRIGFARLPSGPGATRLRTELIGVASEVWSSLPAPMQEVAAYALDEPAEVREHIERGLRLHRTVAAAVHREFLAAGASARAPQAGFYLYPDLESWRGKGFATGKQLTEHLLNRHGVGVLAGVEFGDDPGALRFRVATSLLYGSSTEQRWAALHSEDPLSCEWIAEALTHLRTALTPREP is encoded by the coding sequence GTGGTTCGGCATTCGGCCACGCTGGCCATCAACGAACGGCTGGAGGCCAAGCGCGCGGCCGGCGAGCGGGTGCTGCACCTCGGTTTCGGCGAGGCGGGTCTGCCGGTACCGCCGGCGGTAGCCACGGTCCTCGCCGAGGCGGCGGGCAGCAACGGCTACGGCCCGGTGGCCGGCTCGGCACGGGCCCGCGCCGCCGTCGCCGGGTACTTCTCCCGGCGCGGCCTGCCCACCGAGGCCGACCGGGTGTTACTCGCCCCTGGCAGCAAGGCACTGCTGTTCGCGCTGCTGTCCGTGTTGCCCGGCGACGTCGTGCTGCCCCGGCCGTGCTGGGTGAGCTACGCCGCCCAGGCCGCGCTGGCAGGCAAGCAGGTGATCGACGTGCCGATCCCGCCGGCGGCGGGCGGGGTGCCGGAGCCGCGGGTCCTGGAGACGGCACTGGCCGAGGCCCGCGCGGCCGGGGCCGAGCCGGGCGTGCTGATCCTGACCGTGCCGGACAACCCGACCGGCACCGTGGCCGGACCCGAGCTGATCGAGCAGGTCTGCGCGGTGGCCGACCGGCACGGGTTGGTGGTGATCTCCGACGAGATCTACCGCGACCTGGTGCACGAGGGCAGCGTGTACAGCCCGGCGACCGTGCTGGCGCACCGCACCGTGGTGACCGCGGGGCTGAGCAAGAACCTGGCGCTCGGCGGATACCGGATCGGGTTCGCCAGGCTGCCCAGCGGCCCCGGCGCGACCCGGTTGCGCACCGAGCTGATCGGAGTGGCCAGCGAGGTCTGGTCCAGCCTGCCCGCCCCGATGCAGGAGGTCGCGGCCTACGCGCTGGACGAGCCGGCGGAGGTACGCGAGCACATCGAGCGTGGCCTGCGCCTGCACCGCACGGTCGCGGCGGCGGTGCACCGGGAGTTCCTGGCCGCGGGTGCCTCCGCCCGCGCGCCGCAGGCGGGTTTCTACCTCTACCCGGACCTGGAGTCCTGGCGCGGCAAGGGCTTCGCCACCGGCAAGCAGCTCACCGAGCATCTGCTGAACCGGCACGGGGTCGGGGTGCTCGCCGGCGTGGAGTTCGGGGACGACCCCGGTGCCCTGCGCTTCCGGGTGGCCACCAGCCTGCTCTACGGCAGCAGCACCGAGCAGCGCTGGGCCGCCCTGCACAGCGAGGACCCGCTGTCCTGCGAGTGGATCGCCGAAGCACTGACCCACCTGCGCACCGCCCTCACCCCCAGGGAGCCCTGA
- a CDS encoding acyl-CoA dehydrogenase family protein encodes MDFSLSVEETAVRDWVRTFVQRELMPLEQEVLRRERAGEPGLTGEELHDLQAKARESGFWGVQTPESYGGMGLSAVMTALLEAELGRTFVPFYFGGAADNILFQASDEQQAEYLLPTIEGKRRSCFAITEPGAGSDAKAIRTTARKEGSEWVINGEKTFITGGNEADFAMVFAVTDPEKGAEGGVTCFLVDRDMGWRSEYIDTMGEWGPASLIFSDVRVPERQILGAEGNGFQLAMQWIGRGRYLLPARAIGSCERLLSMAIEHANTRETFGAPIAERQAIQWMIADSGVELEALRWLVLQAAWQVDAGMDSRHAQSMAKLYGGVRANEIVDRVMQIHGGMGYTRELPVERWYRELRLLRIYEGTDEIQRRTIARNLLKGHAKVGGVLG; translated from the coding sequence ATGGATTTCAGTCTGAGTGTCGAGGAGACCGCGGTACGGGACTGGGTGCGCACCTTCGTGCAGCGCGAGCTCATGCCGCTGGAGCAGGAGGTGCTGCGGCGGGAGCGGGCCGGCGAACCGGGACTGACCGGCGAGGAGCTGCACGACCTACAGGCCAAGGCACGGGAGTCCGGGTTCTGGGGAGTGCAGACGCCGGAGTCCTACGGCGGCATGGGGCTGTCCGCGGTCATGACGGCCCTGCTGGAGGCGGAGCTCGGCCGCACCTTCGTGCCCTTCTACTTCGGCGGGGCCGCGGACAACATCCTGTTCCAGGCAAGCGACGAGCAGCAGGCCGAGTACCTGCTGCCGACGATCGAGGGCAAGCGCAGGTCCTGCTTCGCGATCACCGAGCCGGGCGCGGGTTCGGACGCCAAGGCGATCCGCACCACGGCCCGCAAGGAGGGCTCGGAGTGGGTCATCAACGGCGAGAAGACCTTCATCACCGGCGGCAACGAGGCCGACTTCGCCATGGTGTTCGCCGTCACCGACCCGGAGAAGGGGGCCGAGGGCGGCGTCACCTGCTTCCTGGTGGACCGGGACATGGGCTGGCGTTCGGAGTACATCGACACCATGGGTGAGTGGGGGCCCGCCTCGCTGATCTTCTCCGACGTCCGGGTTCCGGAGCGGCAGATCCTCGGTGCGGAAGGGAACGGCTTCCAGCTCGCCATGCAGTGGATCGGCCGCGGGCGCTACCTGCTGCCGGCGCGGGCGATCGGCTCCTGCGAGCGGCTGCTGTCGATGGCGATCGAGCATGCCAACACCAGGGAGACCTTCGGCGCCCCGATCGCCGAGCGGCAGGCCATCCAGTGGATGATCGCCGACTCCGGGGTGGAGCTGGAGGCGTTGCGCTGGCTGGTGTTGCAGGCGGCATGGCAGGTGGACGCCGGGATGGACTCCCGGCACGCGCAGTCGATGGCCAAGCTCTACGGCGGGGTGCGGGCGAACGAGATCGTGGATCGGGTGATGCAGATCCACGGTGGCATGGGCTACACCAGGGAGCTGCCGGTCGAGCGCTGGTACCGGGAGCTGCGGCTGCTGCGGATCTACGAGGGCACCGACGAGATCCAGCGGCGGACCATCGCGCGCAACCTGCTCAAGGGGCACGCGAAGGTCGGCGGCGTCCTGGGCTGA
- a CDS encoding response regulator produces the protein MGTVRVVIADDQALLRGSFRMLVDAAEDLTVVAEAGTGVEAVTATRRTAPDVVLMDVRMPEMDGIEATRLICGEGGSVRVVILTTFDLDTYVYSALRAGASGFLLKDTPPADLLSAVRTVAAGEALLAPTVTRRLIAEFVRRPERRRDPSNLLARSLDGVTDREREVLSLIASGLSNTEIAGELHLSMATVKTHIGRLLAKLHARDRAQLVIIAYESGLAPGHGV, from the coding sequence ATGGGCACCGTCCGGGTGGTGATCGCCGACGATCAGGCGCTGCTGCGGGGCAGCTTCCGGATGCTGGTCGACGCGGCCGAGGACCTGACCGTGGTAGCCGAGGCGGGCACCGGCGTGGAGGCGGTCACGGCCACCCGGCGTACCGCGCCGGACGTGGTGCTGATGGACGTGCGGATGCCGGAGATGGACGGGATCGAGGCCACCAGGCTGATCTGCGGTGAGGGCGGTTCGGTCCGGGTGGTCATCCTGACCACGTTCGATCTGGACACCTACGTGTACTCGGCACTGCGGGCCGGGGCGAGCGGGTTCCTGCTGAAGGACACCCCACCGGCCGACCTGCTGAGCGCTGTCCGCACGGTGGCGGCCGGCGAGGCACTGCTCGCGCCGACGGTGACCCGGCGGCTGATCGCGGAGTTCGTCCGGCGGCCGGAACGGCGGCGGGACCCGAGCAACCTGCTGGCCCGCTCGCTGGACGGGGTGACCGACCGGGAGCGCGAGGTGTTGAGCCTGATCGCGTCCGGCCTCTCCAACACCGAGATCGCCGGGGAGCTGCACCTCAGCATGGCCACGGTGAAGACCCACATCGGCCGGTTGCTGGCCAAGCTGCACGCCCGCGACCGCGCCCAGCTGGTGATCATCGCCTACGAATCCGGCCTCGCCCCCGGTCACGGGGTGTAG
- a CDS encoding 4'-phosphopantetheinyl transferase family protein, which translates to MIECAVWWAAPLPAAPEFLALLTPVEEGRYEAYRQDIDRRRFLTGRVLARTVAGQRLGVEPGSVEFDATCDGCGKPHGAPRVPGAQLALSISHSGDRIGVAFTEGAPVGLDVETAGRKVEDSLIEYALNDTERQSLHALSAEERSAAFFTFWTRKEALLKATGRGLRLPLRGITLSPAGESARLVSSAESVLTPEHTRMADLDPGEGYRAAVAVLTPEDIKVTEHTWQLP; encoded by the coding sequence GTGATCGAGTGCGCTGTCTGGTGGGCCGCCCCGCTTCCCGCCGCCCCGGAGTTCCTTGCCCTGCTCACTCCCGTCGAGGAAGGCCGGTACGAGGCCTACCGGCAGGACATCGACCGGCGCCGGTTCCTGACCGGCCGAGTGCTGGCCAGGACGGTGGCCGGGCAGCGGCTCGGGGTGGAGCCCGGTTCCGTGGAGTTCGACGCGACCTGTGATGGCTGCGGCAAGCCGCACGGTGCGCCCCGGGTGCCCGGCGCGCAGCTTGCGCTGTCCATCTCGCATTCCGGGGACCGGATCGGGGTGGCCTTCACCGAGGGCGCCCCGGTCGGCCTGGACGTGGAGACCGCGGGCCGCAAGGTCGAGGACTCGCTGATCGAGTACGCGTTGAACGACACCGAGCGTCAGTCGCTGCACGCGCTGTCCGCCGAGGAGCGCTCCGCCGCGTTCTTCACCTTCTGGACCCGCAAGGAGGCGCTGCTCAAGGCCACCGGCCGCGGGCTGCGGCTGCCCCTGCGGGGCATCACGCTCTCACCCGCGGGCGAGAGTGCCCGCCTGGTCTCCTCCGCGGAGTCCGTGCTCACCCCCGAGCACACCCGGATGGCCGACCTCGACCCCGGCGAGGGCTACCGCGCCGCCGTCGCCGTCCTCACCCCCGAGGACATCAAGGTCACCGAGCACACCTGGCAACTACCCTGA
- a CDS encoding enoyl-CoA hydratase/isomerase family protein: MDTVELTLDGGIAVLRLNRPERLNAVVPALVDDLLTALDRAAAEPGTRALVLTGNGRAFCAGHDLKEPAPEGDSRARLERLQEVTRRIRALPQPVLAAVHGYAIGAGAEFALGCDLVLAAEDAVFGFPEAGLGLSVTGAASRLLPLLVGPLKAKELLLLGERIDAATARRLGLVNEVLPTGELMSTALAWAGRIAGQPASSTTLAKRALDQGIEGAVETALELEVSHALLTEHSVALAHSTAEFRARSER; encoded by the coding sequence ATGGACACCGTGGAACTCACCCTCGACGGCGGTATCGCCGTGCTCAGGCTGAACCGGCCCGAGCGGCTGAACGCCGTGGTCCCCGCCCTGGTGGACGACCTGCTCACCGCGCTGGACAGGGCCGCGGCCGAGCCGGGAACCCGCGCGCTCGTGCTGACCGGTAACGGTCGCGCCTTCTGCGCGGGCCACGACCTCAAGGAACCGGCGCCCGAGGGCGACTCGCGGGCCCGGTTGGAGCGGCTGCAGGAGGTGACCCGCCGGATCAGGGCACTGCCGCAACCGGTGCTCGCCGCCGTGCACGGCTACGCGATCGGCGCGGGCGCGGAGTTCGCGCTGGGCTGCGACCTGGTGCTGGCCGCCGAGGACGCCGTGTTCGGCTTCCCCGAGGCCGGCCTCGGGCTGAGCGTGACCGGGGCTGCCTCCCGGCTGCTCCCGCTGCTGGTCGGCCCGCTCAAGGCCAAGGAGCTGCTGCTGCTCGGCGAGCGGATCGACGCCGCGACCGCGCGCCGGCTCGGCCTGGTCAACGAGGTGCTGCCGACCGGCGAGCTGATGTCCACGGCGCTGGCGTGGGCGGGCCGGATCGCCGGGCAGCCCGCTTCCTCGACCACGCTGGCCAAGCGGGCCCTCGACCAGGGCATCGAAGGGGCCGTGGAGACCGCGCTGGAGCTCGAGGTGAGCCACGCCCTGCTCACCGAGCACTCGGTCGCCCTCGCCCACTCGACCGCGGAGTTCCGCGCGCGGAGCGAACGATGA
- a CDS encoding amidohydrolase: protein MRVDAVFENARVLVPGGISSAVAVLHGRIVALGAGAAALSARERVDLAGSCVVPGFHDAHNHLAWFGMSLDEVPLGPDACASVEDVYDAIARRAATLPAGRWVVGSGYDQNKLAGGHPTRQGLDRAAPEHPVRLKHTSGHMSVVNSAVLERLDLGNVPVGGDVVTDATGSPTGLLREQAQLLLRPLIYPTPLDTVVRAIDRASERFLAEGITSVQEAGIGGGLVGETPCELAAYQRAREEGVLRVRGTLMVASSVLHEIEHAESDEVAFSLDLGMRSGFGDDWLRIGPMKIFADGSLIGRTSAMHEDFAGEPGNRGYFQLPERELAETILRAHAAGWQVATHAIGDRAVTAVLDAYAAALARYPRADHRHRIEHCGVIPPGELRRLAGLGLIPVPQGRFVHEIGDGMLAALGPERADWCYRGRSFLDAGCVLPGSSDRPVVRGAPLLGIADLVRRRTAGGQPLGAAEALTPAQALRAYTAGSAYAAFRERDLGTLEPGKLADFAVLSADPTEEANLDSVRVLGTVIGGELVYQRS, encoded by the coding sequence ATGCGGGTGGACGCGGTTTTCGAGAACGCCCGGGTGCTCGTGCCGGGTGGGATCTCCTCGGCCGTGGCGGTGCTGCACGGGCGGATCGTGGCGCTCGGTGCGGGGGCCGCCGCGCTGAGCGCGCGGGAGCGGGTCGACCTGGCGGGCTCATGCGTGGTCCCCGGTTTCCACGACGCGCACAACCACCTGGCCTGGTTCGGGATGAGCCTGGACGAGGTGCCGCTCGGCCCGGATGCCTGCGCGAGCGTCGAGGACGTCTACGACGCGATCGCGCGCAGGGCCGCGACCCTGCCCGCTGGCCGCTGGGTCGTGGGCAGCGGCTACGACCAGAACAAGCTGGCCGGCGGGCACCCCACCCGGCAGGGCCTTGACCGGGCCGCGCCGGAGCATCCGGTGCGGCTCAAGCACACCTCGGGGCACATGTCGGTGGTCAACTCGGCCGTGCTCGAGCGGCTCGACCTCGGCAACGTGCCGGTGGGCGGGGACGTGGTGACCGACGCCACCGGTTCGCCGACCGGGCTGCTGCGGGAACAGGCGCAGCTGCTGCTGCGGCCACTGATCTACCCGACCCCGCTGGACACCGTGGTCCGGGCGATCGACCGGGCGAGCGAGCGGTTCCTCGCCGAGGGGATCACCAGCGTGCAGGAGGCCGGGATCGGTGGCGGGCTGGTCGGCGAGACGCCGTGCGAGCTGGCCGCCTACCAGCGGGCCCGCGAGGAGGGCGTGCTGCGGGTACGCGGCACCCTGATGGTGGCCTCCAGCGTGCTGCACGAGATCGAGCACGCCGAGTCCGACGAGGTCGCCTTCTCCCTCGACCTCGGCATGCGCAGCGGGTTCGGCGACGACTGGCTGCGGATCGGGCCGATGAAGATCTTCGCCGACGGTTCGCTGATCGGCCGGACCTCGGCGATGCACGAGGACTTCGCGGGTGAACCGGGCAACCGGGGTTACTTCCAGCTACCGGAGCGGGAGCTGGCCGAGACCATCCTGCGGGCGCATGCCGCCGGCTGGCAGGTGGCCACGCACGCGATCGGCGACCGGGCGGTCACCGCGGTACTGGACGCCTACGCCGCGGCGCTGGCCAGGTACCCGCGGGCCGACCACCGGCACCGGATCGAGCACTGCGGGGTGATCCCGCCCGGCGAACTGCGCAGGCTGGCCGGACTGGGGTTGATCCCGGTGCCACAGGGGCGGTTCGTGCACGAGATCGGCGACGGCATGCTGGCCGCGCTGGGGCCGGAGCGCGCGGACTGGTGCTACCGGGGGCGCAGTTTCCTGGACGCGGGCTGCGTGCTGCCCGGCAGCTCGGACCGGCCGGTGGTGCGGGGCGCGCCGTTGCTCGGCATCGCCGACCTGGTGCGCAGGCGGACCGCGGGTGGGCAACCGCTCGGCGCCGCCGAGGCGCTGACCCCGGCGCAGGCCCTGCGCGCCTACACGGCGGGTTCCGCCTACGCGGCCTTCCGCGAGCGGGACCTCGGCACGCTGGAACCGGGGAAGCTGGCCGACTTCGCGGTGCTGTCCGCGGACCCGACCGAGGAGGCGAACCTGGACTCGGTGCGGGTTCTCGGCACGGTCATCGGCGGCGAGCTGGTGTATCAGCGGTCCTGA
- a CDS encoding TetR/AcrR family transcriptional regulator, giving the protein MALNRSGPTKDRIRRAAVKLFADKGFHGTGIRDLAQEARLSSASLYHYVGNKEDLLAGIMRDALGALLTAAHEVVDGVADPVERLGRLVALHVITHAVQREETTVVDNEVRSLSAETRQPVVKLRDTYERLWTEAIRDGLRAGVFHTDRPSVTRLALLEMCNGVARWYSPGGALDLEQLAGHYARLALRAAGCTDPGAVPDLARCRAVVNTVWATAETGR; this is encoded by the coding sequence ATGGCGCTGAACCGCTCCGGTCCTACCAAGGACCGGATCCGGCGGGCCGCGGTGAAGCTGTTCGCCGACAAGGGTTTCCACGGCACCGGAATCCGCGACCTGGCGCAGGAGGCGCGGCTGTCCTCGGCCAGCCTCTACCACTACGTGGGCAACAAGGAGGACCTGCTCGCCGGGATCATGCGGGACGCGCTGGGCGCCCTGCTCACGGCCGCGCACGAGGTGGTGGACGGGGTGGCCGATCCGGTGGAACGGCTGGGCAGGCTGGTCGCGCTGCACGTCATCACGCATGCCGTGCAGCGTGAGGAGACCACGGTGGTGGACAACGAGGTACGGTCGCTCTCCGCGGAGACCCGGCAGCCGGTGGTGAAGCTGCGCGACACCTATGAGCGGTTGTGGACCGAGGCCATCCGGGACGGGCTGCGCGCGGGGGTGTTCCACACCGACCGGCCCTCGGTGACCCGGCTGGCGCTGCTGGAGATGTGCAACGGGGTGGCCCGCTGGTACTCGCCGGGTGGCGCGCTCGATCTGGAGCAACTGGCCGGCCATTACGCGCGGTTGGCGCTGCGCGCGGCCGGTTGCACCGACCCCGGTGCGGTGCCCGACCTCGCCCGCTGCCGCGCGGTGGTGAACACCGTCTGGGCAACGGCCGAAACCGGAAGGTAG
- a CDS encoding AMP-binding protein: protein MSTLDGIDDLPALLARAARNWPERTAWLFDATGKRFTFAEVERRSGEFAGALAALGIGRGDRVAVMLRNQPEFPLLWLGLARLGAVLVPVNVNYRELDGKHVLAHSGARLAVAAPEFVELLTGIAPDTGLERVLTPDALEGGAAPESSAVPELPVNIQYTSGTTGAPKGCVLPHRYWSTLARGMVTEFPHIGERDVLLTAQPFHYIDPQWNVALGLAAGATLVVLDRFHPGTFWTKVVEHRVTWFYCLGMMPTLLLRAPESARDQEHRVRAIHASAIPRELHAELERRWGVPWFEAFGMTETGGDIRMSPADHDDTVGTGCLGRPSRDREVMIADEYGKPLPRGETGELLIRGIGLMHGYHDDPTATAGALRDGWFHTGDLARMDSGGRVYYIGRTKDMIRRSGENVSADEVERALLLHPAVRLAAVLPVPDEVRGEEIKAYVVLAEGHTPTDLPPAELAGFCAAKLAYFKVPRYWAYADNLPMTPSERVAKGELRRANADLRQGSYDRVEERWR from the coding sequence ATGAGCACACTGGACGGAATCGACGACCTGCCCGCCCTGCTGGCTCGCGCGGCGCGGAACTGGCCGGAGCGGACCGCCTGGCTGTTCGACGCCACCGGGAAACGGTTCACCTTCGCCGAGGTGGAACGGCGCAGCGGCGAGTTCGCAGGCGCGCTGGCCGCACTCGGCATCGGCCGCGGGGACCGGGTGGCGGTGATGCTGCGCAACCAGCCCGAGTTCCCGCTGCTGTGGCTCGGGCTGGCCCGGCTGGGCGCGGTGCTGGTCCCGGTGAACGTCAACTACCGGGAACTGGACGGCAAGCATGTGCTGGCGCACTCCGGCGCCCGGCTGGCGGTGGCCGCGCCGGAGTTCGTCGAGCTGCTCACCGGGATCGCCCCGGACACCGGCCTCGAGCGGGTGCTGACCCCGGATGCGCTGGAAGGTGGCGCGGCGCCGGAGAGCTCCGCCGTGCCCGAGCTCCCGGTGAACATCCAGTACACCTCCGGCACCACCGGCGCGCCGAAGGGCTGCGTGCTGCCGCACCGGTACTGGAGCACGCTGGCGCGCGGCATGGTGACCGAGTTCCCGCACATCGGCGAGCGGGACGTGCTGCTGACCGCGCAGCCGTTCCACTACATAGATCCACAGTGGAACGTCGCGTTGGGACTCGCGGCCGGCGCGACCCTGGTGGTACTGGACCGCTTCCATCCCGGCACCTTCTGGACGAAGGTCGTCGAGCACCGGGTCACCTGGTTCTACTGCCTCGGGATGATGCCCACCCTGCTGCTGCGCGCGCCGGAGTCCGCGAGGGACCAGGAGCACCGGGTGCGGGCCATCCATGCCTCGGCCATCCCCCGCGAGCTGCATGCCGAGTTGGAACGCCGGTGGGGTGTGCCGTGGTTCGAGGCCTTCGGGATGACCGAGACGGGCGGGGACATCCGGATGTCGCCCGCGGACCACGACGACACCGTAGGCACCGGCTGCCTCGGCAGGCCGTCGCGGGACCGGGAGGTGATGATCGCCGACGAGTACGGAAAACCCTTACCCCGAGGGGAAACCGGGGAGCTGCTGATCCGCGGGATCGGCCTGATGCACGGGTACCACGACGACCCCACCGCGACCGCGGGGGCCCTGCGCGACGGCTGGTTCCACACCGGGGACCTGGCCAGGATGGACTCCGGCGGCAGGGTGTACTACATCGGCCGCACCAAGGACATGATCCGCCGCAGCGGCGAGAACGTGTCCGCGGACGAGGTGGAGCGGGCCCTGCTGCTGCACCCGGCCGTGCGGCTGGCCGCCGTGCTGCCGGTGCCGGACGAGGTTCGCGGCGAGGAGATCAAGGCCTACGTGGTGCTCGCCGAAGGGCACACCCCGACGGACCTGCCGCCCGCCGAGCTCGCCGGGTTCTGCGCCGCCAAGCTGGCCTACTTCAAGGTGCCGCGCTACTGGGCCTACGCCGACAACCTGCCGATGACCCCATCCGAGCGGGTGGCCAAGGGGGAGCTGCGCCGGGCGAACGCCGATCTCCGGCAGGGCAGCTACGACCGGGTGGAGGAGAGATGGCGCTGA
- a CDS encoding GNAT family N-acetyltransferase: protein MPVRDAEPGDVDEICALIEEHARYEGNDELVLDRAEMKGHLFGADPKAWVLISEPPDAPGTVAGMAFCCWNFSTWEARPGIWLDDIFVRPAYRRHGLGRELLAELRARTSGRVEWDMQADNRKAAAFYAELGALPVPGWVRYRWRPGA from the coding sequence ATGCCGGTCCGGGACGCCGAACCAGGCGATGTGGACGAGATCTGCGCGCTCATCGAGGAACACGCGCGGTACGAGGGCAATGACGAGCTGGTGCTCGACCGCGCCGAGATGAAGGGCCACCTGTTCGGCGCGGACCCCAAGGCGTGGGTGTTGATCTCCGAACCGCCGGACGCGCCGGGCACGGTGGCCGGGATGGCGTTCTGCTGCTGGAACTTCTCCACCTGGGAGGCGAGGCCGGGGATCTGGCTGGACGACATCTTCGTCCGGCCCGCGTATCGCAGGCACGGGCTCGGCCGGGAGCTGCTGGCCGAGCTGCGGGCCCGCACCAGTGGCCGGGTCGAGTGGGACATGCAGGCGGACAACCGGAAGGCGGCCGCCTTCTACGCCGAGCTCGGCGCGTTGCCGGTCCCGGGCTGGGTGCGTTACCGCTGGCGGCCAGGCGCGTGA